The Palaemon carinicauda isolate YSFRI2023 chromosome 9, ASM3689809v2, whole genome shotgun sequence sequence CCAtgatatcccacaaattgccgaaactaccgGGTTGTTGTTAGGGGAatgggttggaagggttgaatctctgtgtgtgtatgcatgtgtgtgcatttctatctaaatatttaaccatcatttttgacagctcgTGTACCCtagtatatatattcttctttttctttcggcTTCTATCAATCAGAGGTCGGCACAGTACATCCCCTGTCTCCACTCACTTTTATCCACTGAATCCTCCTGTCACACTAAATGACCTCATATCTTTCCTTGATGAATTCATTAATCACTAAAACCTCCCACTCTTCCTTTTCCCTGGTGGCTCCATGCTTTGTATCCTACTACTGCCCTACTCTTTGTCCCTTCTCTTCACATCCCAAACCACCATAGTCTTGCTACCCTTGctttctttcaaaattaatttaCATGTAAGGTTCTTGTAATGATTTTACTTCTAATATTATCCTTCCTCTTTACCTCCAGTGAAAACCTAAACATTTTATTAATTAAAACTTCCATTATGGTTTCTTGCTTCTTGGTtaaaaatataatcttaaaaaCCACACAGCATACCTGGTCTTATCACCACCATATAAGTTTTACATTTCAGCCTTGCTGATATCCTTTTGACTCATACCACACCTGATACTTTTTTCCAACAATTCCCtattcccctcccctccccaatgCTCTTACCATCACTTTGTATAGCTCCTAAATATCTaaattcatatactttatttaattGTATAACTTCCAGGCTCACCTCAATCCTACCATCCCCCTTAATTAgacattaatcattattatcatttgagCCTTTAAATATCCTTTGTTGAATATATGCCTTACCCAGGCAATTCCACAGATGTCTTTCTCCAGCCATACTGGTTCCAAATTGCAGATGATGATATAAGTCATGTTGCCAGTGGGTCTTTTGTATTTTTCGGTTTCTTGTGTATTCACGGGCATAAGAGGAATATGTCCAGTCCAGTTCCACTTAAGCTTGTTGATACTTTGAGGATAtcactttttttagttttttatgcatCTATTGCAGTGTTTTGCTATCCCTCAATGCTAGATCTAACATTATTCTCTcctgtgccctctgcattgttttTAATTCAAGGGACAGTGTTTTTGTTCAATTTCAGGTTTTGGTTCCATAGGTGACTGTTGGGAAGATACACTGGTCCTAAACTTCCCTCTTCAATACAATGGGAATCTTATTGTTTCTAAAGACAGAATTTGTCTTTCCAATTACCTGCTAACCAAGGGTAATTCTTTTTATCTAATTATCTTTGGAGTGGCCTTGAAGGGAGATACACTGCCCAAGATATAAGTTGTGTTCTACTTCCTCTGTCTGCTGATCCTCAATTTAGATGGTCTCATCTGCTTGTTCTATGTATTTATTGTACATAGCCTTTGTATTTTGAAAGCTCATGTGAAGGCGAAATGATTTACTTGTATTAATTAGCTCAGTGAACACTTATTGAGGCTCCTCTTTGATTGAggaaataattataatgttatcagCAAATCTGAGGTGATTGAATTATTCCTCATATATTTTTGTTCCACTTTCTGATCAGTCAAGCTGTTGAAAAGCACTTTCTAGGCAGAAAGTAGACAATTTTGGAGAGCTTTTGGCACCTGGTTTGATTCCCTTCTTGAGTTGGAATAGTTCTGATTGGTTGTTGAGGTGAATAAATAATGTTGTATGGTCATATATATGGCGGAATACATTCATGTGAACTGGACATAACCTTCTCAGTTTGAAAGGAGTTGAAAGCTTTGGTATAATCTACAAGGAATACTGCTAATgggattttttattcatttgttttttgcACTGATTTGATTTTGTGTCTGTGTTGATTTAGCAGATGTTTTTACCCCTCCTCTCTTGTGCATACCTTGAAATTTCCAtgttttcttcaacattttctttatTCTCTCCACAGAGCACTATgtcctctgcaaataaaatagacTATAGAGACTCTTGCCTAAATCCATCAGTCAATCTGTCCATGATAATGTCAAACAGGAAAGGGCTAAAAACCGATCCCTAGTGCAATTCCCTCTCAACCTTAAACCCTTCTCTTGTGCCTACAGTATATCTCACTGCTGTTTGACTTTTCTCATACATATCTTGCACTGCCCTCACATATTTCTCATCCACTCTAGAGCTATTAATGTAATATCACAATTCATCTCTTGTCTCCCTATCATAAACTCTCAATAGGTCCACATAATTCATTTTAGTCTGTTTTTCGAgatatttttcaatgaatatttgTAAAACCAATATGACAGCTGAAGAGCTCTTACCTGGCATTAACGCATACCGCTGTCCATTGATTGTTAATACAGCTTCTACTACTCTTTCTCAGATCTTTAAGCTATGCTTTAAAAGCTTTATCCCACGGAAGTTTGTGCAACTCTAAGCCTCTCTCTTGTTCTTGTAGATGCTAATTAGGAACCGCACTGTTATATGCCCCAAGCATCTCCCCACAACAGGAACATAGTCTTGGCTCACCTCctcaaatttcttttttattatctttaaagtaTTCCTTAACTTCATCTTGTTAATGACACATACTTCCCTATATGTCGAAGAAGCTTCAACCATTCTCAATCTTCTTGCATTCTCCAAATTCACGAGCTCTAAAGTATTCTTTTCAATTATTTAGAATGCTACTGTTATCAGCTGAAATATGGACATTTACATCTTTTTTAACCCGTACACTCTATACATTTTTCCCTGCTCTATCTCTCTCCTTGGCCAATCAGTACGAATTTTTTCCTACCTATGCTTTTATCAAACCTTTCATGTGACTCATCATATGCTTCAGCCCATGCTATTGCCCTCTTAACTTCTTGTCATTTTTCCTTAAAATCCCGCTTCCTATTAATCTCTCTTTGGTTAAACCACTTATGCTTtgctgtcctttttttttattttttacattcaaGGATCTCTTCATTCTATCTGTAAGTTTCTTTGCCAATATCTGATAACCCTGATGATATACCAAACCCCCTACTTCCCGTTTCTCTGACCATTCTTGTTATCATTTCCCTGTCTTAGATTTTCACTGTCACTTAGAGCTTGCACTGCAAGTATCAATCTCTCTTTGAAATTAGTTTCCCATTCTTCATTTTTTATCTCTCCTCTTCCACTATCTTGTCTTTGGTTCTGCTCTTACAATCTGTCTTTTTCATACAGATAAGGCCATTACATATAAAAGCATTCGGTGATGCTTTGCCGCACAATCCCAGCCACCCTTTTACATTTCCTAACTTCTTTTAGATTACACTTCCTGCATATATTATAATCCATCTGAGAGTACCTTCCTCCACTCTTCTTTATTACTTTGTTCATCTTTATTCTGAAAGTAAGTAATCAAAACAGCAGCATTAGATTTTTGGCAAAATTCTTTTTCCAAGGCCatctttttccattacttcttcATAACCAGGATTTCCTTCGCCTACAAACCTATTTCAGTCCAGTCATTACTCTTTCTTTTCTTTGGATATCACCCATCAGCTTATCCAGCTCTCCCCAACACTCTTCCTTGTCTTCAGACTCACAAGCAGGTTGAGTAGCATATGCACTAATGACATTCATTATTCCGCCCTTAATTTCCAGCATCAAAGTAATTTGATACTCTATTCACCTCCAATTTTGAGTGTATTCTTCCTTTATGATGATCCATTCCTGCCATCAGACCTATGATAGCAAATTTTGAAACCCCCATTTACATTCCTTGCTTTGCTTCCCTTTTTTTCTTATACACAAGATAAATCCATTTCCTCCCTTACATCACATTTTCAAGCTGTCTCCACTTATCAGTCAAGGTTTACATATTCAAAGCTCAAAATATCCTCTCAGCTTTTTTGCCCATTCTACCCCTTTACCCTTTTATTGCTAACGTTCCCCGTCTTCTAGCATCCTCCTTGGCTCAACATTAGCCCAATTTGAACTGATAGCCTGCTGGCCAGCAATACCAAAGGCTGTTGTTAACACAGGCCGCTACTAATCCGGTATGGAAATGTAATTTGTGATCTGCATGTTTGATGTGGCTAAATTTTGTCGCCAAAGGCGGTCGTACCAACACCAAtgacgaagtatatatatatatatatatatatatatatatatatatatatatatatatatatatatatatatatatatatatatatatatatatatatatatatatatatatatatatatatatatactcttacgaagctggtctagcattgGAGTAAATATctttttcatgtatttcatttttgtatttaagagatgtatagccagctcgtaaggtgtgtTCTATTCATGTATGTTTGAGTAAATGTTTTTCAATTACTAAGACTTTCGttattcatgtaattgtattttcatttaattcagtatatgtatatttaccttATTTTTTAAGAGTTAAATTTTCATtacacgtagttttgttacaaagtcttatgtaaactcgtttaggtatgctctATGACCCATTCGAGGTATGAACTTGAGgaattacataatttttatgtttccacatggttagaaagtgcatgaaaattctcgaattacatTTACTTTTTCTTGTCAGAAGAGGTAGTTGGGCAGAGTTAACTGAAAGATGGTTTTCTTGCAAGCAGTGATAGTACCCCTTTCTTCAAATTTACTAAGTtggtaaccttacgccgctagagccttgcccccaTGCCACAAGAATGATCTATTAAATTTTTCTAGAGTTATTAGGtcattatactgtatatggattccaggaatgcataagcagcacaAGAGACCCAACCGATCCCTtcaaaagagccaaagttcgcctgccctctctcttctcaagtgtgtgtcctctcaaaagtgaataagttttttacccaacctaTATCGCTTATAGTGTTGTTCATATGTTGGTGGAATTTAGTGAATGTTAATTTAAGTGTAGTATGATAATGCAAGTACacctaacataaatttttgtaactggccctgtgagttttaTGTTAAACagcgaagtgtatttatttttactcGCCCGGTCAGTAACCTCGTGTGAATCATAAGACGTAAGCGTaaaagttacatatatgtaaatttcagtattgtatgtccattagagtgttaaagctttaaatcttttcattaattatcaaaattgaatatatttatgaattaatttctagtgaatcaagtgattgaataattttcatagagtaacctTTTATTGTCTCAGTTTAAGGTTTTTttctgatttaatatttcaagtgatttatttatctattgttaattttttatagaatatatttattttggtaaagtgGGTATTATTTCAATcgccaatattttctatcagtgctttgcttgtaatctctgactaagaaccgaagtaagaggttagttTTTAATAGCTCATATCCATaaccacccagttttgttttgagtgtatataAGAGATCTTTAGATATTCCGTGTTTTTATatgttgccatctgggagttgcataattttttaATAGCTCAGCTATTTTTCAAGCATAACAGATTAATGTGAATATAAAGAGGTGAACTGGGAGCTCGGACGTCTATCTAAttttatagtagtaataatatatttatatatatatatatatatatgcatatatatacagtatatatatatatatatatatatatatatatatatatatatatgcatatatatacagtatatatatatatatatatatatatatatatatatatatatatatatatgtatatatatatatatatatatatatatatattatatatatatatatatatatatatatatatatatatatatataaatgtatatatatatatgtatatatatatgcatatatatatatgcttatatatatatatatatatatatatatatatatatatatatatatatatatatatatatatatatatatatatatatatatatatatatatttatgtatatacatatatatatatatatatatatatatatatatatatatatatatatatatatatatatatatatatatatatactgtatatatgcatatatatatatatatatatatatatatatatatatatatatatatatatatatatatatatatgtatatgcatatatatgtatatatatgtatatatatatatatatatatatatatatatatatatatatatatatatataatatatatatatgtatatatatatatatatatatatatatatatatatatatatatatatatatatatatatatatatatatataactatcacaGGCCATAACTAGACCAATGCAGGAAAAGGCCTCCGACGTGTCCTTCCACCcatgtctgtttttggtctttctacgTCAGTTTTCTACTTGCAAATTTTCCAAGttagtcaatccattgtcttctcttcattcctatgattctttttttatctctagtgaccctttctgttattcttaatgtccatctattatctgtcaatctcaatatatgtcctgcccatcagTTTTTACCTTGTATTATCATTTACCTACTTACCCGTAGATAACGTGTTGGAGTTTATATCAGATACCCTAAAAAATGTTaacttttttatttaacattatctaataatcattatcatcatcttctcctacccctattgacacgatgggcctcggctagattttgccagttgtctctattttgagctttcaattcaatacttttccattcattctctattacttcaagcttcatagtcctcagctatgtaggcctgggtcttccaactcttttagtgccttgtggggcccagctgaaagtatggtgaactaatctctcttgggaagtgcgaagaacatgctcaaaccatctccatctacccctcatcttgatctcatacacacatggcactcgagtaatctctcttatagtctcatttgtaatcctgtcctgccatttaattcccaatatccttctgagggctttgttctcaaatctactaaatctattggagattatttcattgtcataccatgactcttgtccatagagtaacaccgatatcactaaactgatatatagtttgatttttatatgaaatttcagacaatttgatttccaaatcttacttaacctagccattgtctgatatgcttttttcaatctttcactaaagtctaattctaaagaccctgtattggagatcgtacTTCCTAAATATATAGATGATTTTACCTCATTTCATCTTCTATTTCatactccattttcatcatctctgtctttcttctattcatcttcagcccaacctcgtgtgatatttcaagcattctgataagcaagcatcatcagcatactctaggtatgctaaattcctatcacaatccagtctaatctttctccaccatatctgacagttctatgcattataaaatccgtaagaaggataaaccacataggtgataacacattcccttgatgtactccgcttttcactggaaattcatttgataaaactccatttacatcaactttgcacttgctatgctcatgaacagatttaataaaattcacatatttaagagtaattctataataacgtaggactctccataaaattggccggtgtacattatcaaagtctttttcatagtccacaaatgccatcaaaaggggatttctatattccatgcattgctgtacaacatgtcgcaaaatgagaatttggtcagtacaacttctacccttttgtaaatcctgcttgttaacctctcatcttttcatcaatctttctctccagtctcatgagaatgagcatactatatattttcataacaactgacgtaagtgttatacctctgtaattattgcaatcagttatgtctcctgtccatagagtaacaccgatatcactaaactgatatatcaaatttaaggcaatttgatttccaaatcatacttaacctagccattgtctgatttgcttttttcaatcttccactaaagtctaattctaaagaccctaaagatcatggttcctaaatataaaaaggattctacctcatttcatcttccattgcatactccattctcatcatctctgtctttcatctatttatcttcagcttaacctcgtgtgatatttcaagcattccgATAAGcaagcaccatcagcatactctaggtatgctaaATTTCTAatacaatccagtccaatccttctccaccatctctgacagctctatgcattacaaaatccatgagagggATGAAACGCATAGGTAacgacacattcccttggtgtaatCTGCTGttaactgggaattcatttgataaaactccattaacaccAACttcgcacttactatgctcatgaacagatttaataaaatttacatattaaagaggaattccataataacgcaggactctccataaaattggccggtgtacactatcaaagtctttttcatagtccacaaatgccatcgaaagtggatttctatattctgtgcattgctgtacaacatgtctcataatgaaaatttggtcagtgcaacttctacctttttgtaaatcctgcttgttaacatctcatcttttcatcaatctttctctccagtctcttgagaatgagcatactatatattttcataacaactgacgtaagtgttatacctctgtaattattgcagtcagttacgtctcctttcttttcttttttttttctcttttgctattttcactaacacccctaactcccattcgtgaggttttggctcttcatgccacattctacaaaataatctagtaagtagtctgggagtcaattAATTTTTAGGCCAACATTAtctaggcagttattccatcgtatccaagggctttccatctctttggttttttaagatagcttcgacttcaaacgcactgaattcactcatgggcacatcaaggtcttcatcagcttcaggtatatcagtcaaattattcccttcatatttcccatTCAAAACTTTACTAAAATGCTCCATTCAATGATGTCTTCCTTCATCGTCTGTTGCTagaacagagccatctctctttttgattggtatatgctttttcttctttgccactgtcgagatttcattaataattctatagtgattcttacaccatggcAACTTCCTGAATTCTAATAAtaccgaaatttaaaacaaaatacaatGTTTATAAGAGATTGTGAATATTGATTTAACTGCCTCTTATCATTATTCCAATCATTAACCCTTCCATAGGTCTTTGTTTTgtgactaacttatgttctaaggatttagtagcAATGCaattttctgatgcgtaagttaatacaggtaggaccctcagattaaatacttattttttttagaaaaaggggcattttacctttcataatctcattttgtttaccaaaacctctcaaACCCATgcccatccttcttttaatttcagtctcgtgttctGGGAAaatgcttactgtctgtcctaaatatgtatattcattaacaatttctaaagattcgtccataactcttatttgttatctctgcatttttattgaacattaacttattcttacttatattaattttctgtctcacatttctgctttctctattcaaatcttctatcattttttacAATTCCTCTTaagattcactaaatagaattgtatcatatataaatttttagttgcataggtattcccaattaatgttaatttttatatttccctaaTCTAATGTCTTAAAAATTTCttttaggtatgctgtgaataatttaggagagacatGGTCTCCCTGTTTAACGCCTTTCTCTATCGGAATTTATtactatatttatgtaattttaagattgctatacatcccgtatagatatcttgaagtgttctagcataagattcatctattccttgtcatttaaaggctttcattactgctgaatttttgaaTGAATCAAAAGTTACTTACAGTCTATAAATACTATAAATAATGGTTTGGTAGATTCTGTGGACTTTTATGTGTATTATATTAAAATAAACTCGTGAAAATGGCTTATTCGttcatatatatcaatgtaaaaataaaactatttcacaATTTCTTTTAATATATGTCAATGTAATTGTAACTCGAAAATATCGTTGTGTTCTGGTATGGGAGTTTTAAAGACTTCTCATAACTACTTCGATGCCAGCCGTCTGACTGACGTGAGTTATACCAGTGTCAATGCAGATGTGTATTGACTCTGAGTTTTACAAGATGATTCAAGAGTAGATCCCTGGCGTGGCGCTGTTGCCTAATGATAGTCTTAAATGGTTTGGAATTCTTTAGAGACATGGGAGGCTAGAGAGAAAGCACACTAGATTAATAAACCGCGCTTTGGTGTTTGGATACATTTTTCAGGTACACCCACTGTGACTCTGAAATATAGTGActacatacatctatataataaGTTGAAGAAGGCAAAGAAGTTTAAATATTCATCCTCAGAAGTTGTGATCGCACATTGCAACCTTTGTATCTAAACTAAACAACGATATCTGTCCCTCCCTGCTAAGAAGTTCATGAAGACAACTCAAGTTCTACCTCTTCGTAAAAACTTATGTCCAGTGCTTCCACTTGCTGAAATGAAAAATCCTTGTAGGGTCTGCCAAAATTCCTTGATTTTCCTTGACAGCCATttcattttctttgatttcttcctTGACTAGTTTTAGACATtcacattaagaaaaaataataatagtagagtAACTGACTAATTTCAAGCACTTCACAGAATACTTGGGGGTAAATGAACTAAAAATACATAATACATCTTCTTACGTTTACTCCTAGAAAGAAAATACACAGATATCCAGTTTAGATTTAGAAAAcacgaaaaagcaaaaaaaaaaaaaaaaaaagggggataaaaaaaaaataaataaaaataaaaatatgcagcTGCCTTTTCTCTCATTGCaactatttattatatatttattagggGAGTGACAAAATTAAACCTATACAGACTTCTATCACTTACACTGAAGAATATAACTAAAATATCAAAATGtttgtaaataagatatatatatatatatatatatatatatatatatatatatatatatatatatatatatatatatatatatatatatatatatatatatatatatatatatatacacacacacatatatatatatatatatatatataaatatatatatatatatatatatatatatatatatatatatacatatatatatatgtatatatatatatacacacacatacatatatatatatatatatatatatatatatatatatatatacacatatatatatgtatatatacatatatatatatatatatatatgtatatatatatatatatatatatatatgtatatatatatatatatatatatatatatatatatatatatatatatatatatatgtatatatatatatatatatatatatatatatatatatatatatatatatgtatatatatatatatatatatatatatatatatatatatatatatatatatatatatatatatatataaatatatatatatatatatatatatatatatatatatatatatatatatatatatatatatatatatatatatatatatatatatatatatgggttgggtacgattgatccaatgacaattggtACAATGACGATTTGGCCAATGCCGATTGGTCCAAAATCAACTGGTCCAAAGGGATTATTGGTTCAACACGATAATTAGTTCAATACCGACTCGTCCAAAGGAAAATTGTTCCAATGATGAAACAACCTGTCTAAAGTAAAGTTAACAAtagctttgttattgttactaacttttactaacttttgttattttttctaacttttagtaaGCACTAGGATCCCTTACTATGGAGTCAACTGGCTGTAACACAGTGCTTTCCGAAAGAGGAAAGGTAAAGCTTTCCGTTAATGgatatttgtatactttacatttaaaaagaactaagaaaactacccattctaagtaaaaaaaactaaaagacgcTAATTTTTGGATAATGGACGGAACATTCAAGACTGTCCCAACACTTTTTTAACAACTGTACACGATTCATGCTCCGGTTGGACCGCAAGAGAGAAGTCGCATCCTACCTCTAGTTTATGTGTTAATGACACGAAACAACATTGAAAGTTATGTACAGGTTTTCCGCGATCTTCTCGACTATGCTGCTGAAAGTGATATCGTTCTCTCTCCGGATATGATTATCACAGATTTTGAAATTGGAGTAATAAATGCAATTAAAGATGAAATTcctggcagtcaacaaagaggttGTTTTTTTCATCTCTGTCAGAGTATTTACAGAAAAGTTATCTCTTCAGGTTTGAAAAATGAATACAGCACTAATGAAAACTTTTCCTTAAACATCAGGAAAATAGAAGCACTTGCTTTTTTACCTGCAAACGAAATTGAAGACGCCTGGTTGCAATTAAAACAAACTATTCCTGTAGTAAATTATTTCGACGAAAATTACGTTCGCGGAAAGGTTAGACGAATATTACGAGGCCAAGAAATGAGATATCCTCCGCTTTTCCCCCCTGCATTATGGTCGGTGTATGACAGAGTAGAAGGAAGTGTAC is a genomic window containing:
- the LOC137646470 gene encoding uncharacterized protein, whose translation is MTRNNIESYVQVFRDLLDYAAESDIVLSPDMIITDFEIGVINAIKDEIPGSQQRGCFFHLCQSIYRKVISSGLKNEYSTNENFSLNIRKIEALAFLPANEIEDAWLQLKQTIPVVNYFDENYVRGKVRRILRGQEMRYPPLFPPALWSVYDRVEGSVPRTQNKVEAWHRRLEVLIGSAHVGIFKLISELRKEQKHMEDEMECIVRRELNRKLKIKDAEREQRLLTVFSEKDNYETLDFLRAIAHNLRF